A window of Blautia argi genomic DNA:
TAGTTTTTACTTTCATAAATATCCCCCTTTGCAATCATCTGATCTATCAGCCATTCCGATAGTTTCCTCTGCTCAATGAGATACTTCCTTGCAATCTCACAGCTTTCATTTCTTTCTGGCAATTCCAATCCAGGCAAGGGGATGGGGCAGACCTTCTGTCTGCCTGCATCTTCCTTGGCCGTTCTTCTGTTGGTTTCTCCAACTCCCTCTTCTCCTAATAATTCTTTGACTGCCTCTGCAAAAGAAAGACCGTAAAATTCTTTCATAAAATCGATGGCATGACCACCTTTATTCTGACTAAAACGATACCATTCGTTCTTGTTGATTATCACACTGTCATGTCGCAACCATCGGTATTCCTTCCCACATCGTTTGAACTGTTCTCCTCTCCCAGAAAGAAAAACATATAAATCAGTATCATCTGCTCTTTGAATCTGTTCTCTTGTATATTCTTCCATCTTCTAAAATTCCTCCTATAACTCCATTCCATGATGTTTCTTCTTTCGTTTCATGGTTCTCACTGCTTCTTTTGTTTCTGTGGATTGCTCCCGTTTGTTTGTTTCTGGAAGAGAGACACCTTCTCCTTCCTCTGCCATCAAAGCTTCCACATGATTTTTGATTCCCTCATACTTTCGTAACATGGCATGGATCCGTTTATCTTCTTTTCGTAAAGCAGCTATCTCTTCTGATAAACGAGCGGCTTCTCGTTTCCATTGTCCTTCCGGAATCTTCCCACTTGGGTCTAGATTTTCTTTTAAGATTCTTTCCGAACGATAATATCCGCTAAGTTCCTTCTTATGTTCCTCTTTGAATTTTTCCCTGCCAAAATATTTGTTCTTTAATTCCAGATAAACAGGTCTTGTTTCAAAATACTCTTTCATTGCATAAAGATTGCTGTTGACACTTCGCAAAGCAGACAGTTGTTGATTCAACCGCTGACTTACCTCTTTTAGCTGAGTATCTAATTCCTGGATTTTCTCTGTCAGCTGTTCTGGGGTTCTCACATCCTGCTCTTCCAGAAAGCGGATCGTCTCTGCAAATTGTTTCAGATTTGTATTCTTCGCCTTTTGTGTTCCATAAGCGTAGGATTCTGCAACTGCATTTCTCTTATCACAATAGTTTCTCAGATAATCCGCTAAGGTTGGCTGATGTAAGAACACCATCCGTTCCATCAGTTGGCTTTCTCGAAACAAGGACCATTGAAGAAGATTCTTTGCCCGTTCTTTCATATCATTTAAGGCTCGGATGAGTCGGTTTAAACTTCCCAGTGCGGTTGAAATCCCTCTTGCTTCCATTGCCTGTACATTCGGTCCTTCATGCACCATCGGGATCTTATCAATCCCCCGTTCCTCATAAGACCTGGCATCGACTCTTTCTGTAAGTCCTTTTTCTTCATACAGTTCGTTACACATCTTCGCCCAGACACTTCTCAATTCTTCCAAGGTTTCTTTCCTGCTCCAATCCGTTGTATGTACCGCCCGAAATACCGGTTGTCCTTTCTGATTCAAAACCGTCTGTCCATCCGGTGTTAATACTGGAACCTTTTTTTGTTTTTGTCCCCAGGTACCATCTTCCTGTAAAGGGCGGATGGGAACCATGATGTGCATATGGGGATTGGGTATTTTATCCTTTGCTTTCTTCGGATCATGGATCGCTAGATCTGCGATCATCCCTCTTGCGACTAACTGTTCTTCTACGAATCTTCTTGCAAGCTCAATATTTTCTTCCATAGAAAACTCATTCATCAAGGCAATATCAAAGCTGTGTGCCAGCTGTGCTTTCTTATTCCCTTCGATCCATTCTACCTCATTCCAAAGGGTCTCCCTGTCTTTGAATCTCTCCGGAGCCTGTTTTGGAAGATGGATCTCCGCTAATACCACACCGCCTTTTCTCGTATAATCACTCACTTCTCCATAATACGTACATTCCAGTTTTGTACCGGCTCGGTAAGCAGCACTAGCAATGGCAGACTGCCCTTTTCCTCTGGATAATTGATTCAGATGAAAGTGATAACATCCCATCTTACTCATCTCCCTGTGGCAGTTCACCTTGTTGCATCGCCTTTAATAATGCTTCCTCTTCTGCTAATTCTCGTTCTTTTGCTTCTGCAGTTTCCGCCCGTCCACGAACCATTTCATGAACGACATCACAAAACTTACAAGCGGGATTATGAAGAAGTTCATCCATCAACTGATAAAATTCTGCCTCGGTCAGATATTTGGTATCTTTACAGATTGCTCCTATGGCTGCTCCCTTCTGGATCAACAGATGGGTTCGTGCCTTTCGCTTTTTCTTTTTCTGTGTGTCTATATAATTCAAGGATCTCTGGATCCTGTGCTCTGCCTGTTCCTTCTCAAGCTTTGCCTGTTTCAATGCAGCTTCTGTTTTTTCAATCTCAAGAAGTGCTTCTTGGGTATATTCCTGAAATGTTTTCTTCTTCGCCATATAGTTCTTTTTCTCCTTTTTCAACTCTTCCATTTTCTCTGTTACGGGATAGGCATTTCTGCCGGAAGGGGAACCCTTCTTCGGATGGATCATCCGCAAACACTTTCGGAATTCCCCTTCAGAAAGATGCTACTTCCGTAGGACGCACATACCTTGTAAGGTATATAAGTGCGCTCTTCTGCTTTCAGCATCCGAGTTTTTCTTACTCAAACGGAAGTTCTTCTCCGTCTGGAAGATGCATAAATCCATCCGGATCGGTATCTTCTTTCTTTTCTGATCCTGACAGTTTCTTCCCTTCTGCGAAATAATGTTCTTCTACGATCACATTGATGGTATAAACTTTATTCCCCTCCTGATTCACATAACTTCCTGTCTGGATCCGTCCGCTTACTAAAATCTTCAAACCTTTTTGCAGATATTTTTCTACAAACTCAGCATTTTTCCCAAAGGTAACACAAGAAATAAAATCTGTTTCTGCCTTTCCATCCTTTCGATATCGTCTGTCTACTGCCAGCGTGTATCGTGCCATTGCAGTACTGTTTTCATCCTGGAGATATTTCACCTCCGGATCTTTTGTCAATCTTCCCATTAAGATTGTTTTGTTCATGTAATTTCTCCTTTCTCTTTTCGTTTTTTCTTTGTTCTTGAATCAGGCCCGATTCTTTTAAGGCAAATGTAATTTGTTCCTCATATATCAGAACGTAGAGAGGGGTTTTTACAAATAAAAATGAATTTTATTTTTTTCTCTCATATAACGAAAGGTTCAGAGGGGAAAATACAGGGTGGAAAAGGAAATTTTTTATTTTTCTGCACAAAAATACCCCTATGACTTCAAAATCGAAATCATAGGGGTACCCTCTCATCTATAAGGGAAAGGACAGTTATACAACTAATTTCTGGCAAAATAAAAAGCAAGTAAACTGATTTTATTCAATTTTTCAAACCAAAAACTATTTATGTATTATTTCTAGCGCACTCAAATCCTGTTTCAAATCAGATAGCTTAACTGGATTTATCGAATATTCGTCATAGAATTTAAGAGTATATTTTTCTTCTAATTTTCTCATTGTTCTTTCATATAATTCCAAAAAATCAATTCGTTTTTCTGATTGTAGTGACAAAAACAATACTTATTGCTGGCGGAATAATTGTAAGCAACATTGGAATAATAATCTGCATTGTTTCATTTGATTTTAAGAAGATAAATAGAATACTTGCATAATACAAAACAACTACGCATATAATAAAATATTTTGAAATCTTTAATTTCTTTGAAATTTTACTATCGGCTTTTTCTTTCCTTTGTTCAATATCTGAAATCTGTAATTTAAGATCTTCTTTACGTTGTTCATTTAGTTCGTTATTCTTCTCTTTCAATGCTTTATTCTTTAATTCCGCTTGAGTTCGCATTTCTTCTCTTTCAGATTCACCTTTCCGAATTGTTGATACTAACAAAGTTTTTTCTTTTTCTGATTGCCGTAATCTACTTTGTAACGTTTCTTTTTCTGACTTATATATTGCAAGTTTATCTTCAGAAATGAATGATAGCACATCTTCTAAATCGCCTACCTTAATATCTTCTGGACGTTTGACTTCTTCTCTTAACATCAAAATATTATCAGCTAATTGTTCTTCATCAATCTCTTTACTATAAAATTTCTGTTTCGCTTCATCAAATTTATCCGCTACATTTTGCGTTAAAATTTTTGATAATACTATACGCGATTTTAATATCACATCAAATGTTGAAGGAAAAGCACTAGCACCAAATCCTTTGTTCAAATCATACCACAACCTATTTGTCAAAACATTCATATTAATAGCTAATGGTGCGTATGCTTTATTGTCAGCAAACTCCATAGCCATTTTTAACATCTTCCCCGTTTCAGTTAGTACAATAAAGTTGCTTTTCCTTAAATCGCATGTATATTTACCTTTCCTCAAAATATTAACATAGTTTAAATGTTTAATATATCTTAGTTTATCATCTGATATATTATATTTTGCAATTGTTTCCGGACTTTCTAGATTATATTCATGGTTTGAAGCCGTATAATAATTTCTCTTTTCTTCTTTTAAGATAGATTTGTTTCTTAAAAGTGAATAAAATGCTGTCTTTTTTGAAATAACATCCGATGAGCTTTTGCAATCTTTAACAATTTCAGACATCGCATAATTCTCAAGGGAAACATATTCTTTTCCATCCACAATATCTATTGCTTTATCAAAAAAATCATTAATTTCATCAAATACTTCTTCGAAATACCTAACTTTTATCACATTGTGTTTACTTTTTAAATTCATTTCATTAATAAGGGAAAATAAATCTTCTGCTAATTTCTTGAATACACTTCCATTATATCCGGCCAAATGAAATAGTATTTCATTTTCCACATAAATAATTATTTCATTTTTCCATGCAGATGTATCAGAAATATTACTATTATAATTTAACCCTGCGAAAAGCACTGCCCCTTCCTTTATCTGTAGTAAATGAGCTTGGAAGTCTTCGTTATGTTCATTTTCTAAAATAAAAGCACTTATTAGATCTGAAAACCCATTTGAAAGCGAATTATCCAACAAAAAAGAAGTGAAATCTCTTACTAATGTTCTAATTTGCTCTTCACGCAATGCACCTCGCTTTTGTTCAACATATCCAACAAGAGAATCTATTAACTCTTTACTCTTATTTGATGCATTTTTCATATTTTCTGTTATGCCATTCTCATCTGTTGGAAAAGACGTAACATCCACAATATACACATGATTACTACGTTGAACATAATTCAACCTTCTTATCGAAGATTGAACTACATACTCTGGAATTTTCGAAACCAAATTGATTTTTTATCTCTTCGGTAAGTTCAGTGATTCCAAAAGAATATAATTTTTTCTCCATAATTACATTTTCAGCAAACTGGGAAATCACAAAATATACATCTCTTTTTCCATCATCAAACAATTGTCTATAAGTGACATAGGACGCTAAACTTTTAATTTCTTTATCAACTACCACTATTATATCTCCTTATCCGCGATGCAAATTTTTTATTCTGTTAAACATTTTGCATACTCGTAAATACGCTTTAACATTCCTTCTGATGTGCCAGCAAATGGCTCTTTTTCTTGCCTACAAAATCCAAGATACGAATTGAATCCTAGCATATAAACAGCTATTGCCATCGCTAAATCATCGGTCTCTTCAGTATAAAGTTCAGCTACCCTTTTTAATTCTGAAATTACAGTGTCTTTTGGAACAGATACTGTCCCTTCTTCATTAACAACTTCATTTATTACTTCTGGCAAGGCCATACACATTTTATAAAATGCATTTTCATCGCCAGTGACAACTGCATAAAATTGATCCATACTCACACGTCTAATTCGTCTGTGTTGTACGTTCTTACCATCTACTTTTGTTGTCCACTTAACATTCTGCGAATGTTTTGCAATAGCTTCAACCAAAAAACAAGCGCAATCATCATCATCTAGAAGTTGGCTCTGCATTTTTATGTATGTTTTAGCAGAAGATGCTGAATTCATAGTATTATGTTTATTCTTCATTTCCACATATAGTGTGTGGACGATATCTCCGTCTGGCATTACAATACCATCTGGATTTCTATAGATTACATCCCAGCCTGTCTGTGGCACTTCACATCCTTCAAAATAAGAAAATATATTCTGATGAAAATATCCTATATCATTGTTATTAGACTTATCTCTCTGACGGAATATTTCATTATTTACAATTTCTTCCCAACTTATTTTATAAACAGATTTATCGAAAATCAATTTAATAGGGTCAATAATATTACTGTTAAATCTTTTTAGGTCGAAAGATTCTAATTTTTCGCCATATTTTAAAATAGTTTCCTGTACATGCTTCTTAAAATTATTTTCTGAAATAAAAGATAAATTCCATGTCATTATTTAATCGCCTCCAATGCTTTATGTATTTCTTTTGCTATATCGTAAGCCAAATTAACCGGAACAGCATTTCCTACTTGTTTATATTGAGAAGAAACATTTCCGCAGAACTCCCAATCATCTGGAAACGATTGACATCTTGCATTTTCTCTTACAGTAAATGGCCTAGCCTCTAACGGATGACATCGTTCAGTTTGTTTTTGTGATGGTGATGTTAACACAGTAAGAGATGGTTCATCCAAGCTCATCCTACGCAAAATACCTGTCCTGCCGCCTTCCATATCCCAACAACTTTTCATATATTCTTTTGCAATTACAGGATTAATATCTCGCCAATAGCCACCAGGTGGTACTAATTCAAATATTTTACGTTTCTTTTCTCCATACTGAACACCTGGACCATCTGGACAATCCAACAAAACATCTCTTAATATTGGTTTGTAATCACGTGGTTTCGGAAATTGATAATGAACCTTTTCTAACAAATCATTTCTGATTCCAATAGTTATTAAACGTTCTCTTTTCTGTGGATTTCCATAGTCCCATGCATTCAAAACTTGCTTCTGAATTGAATAACCCGCTTGTTCGAAAATACTAGTAATTGTAGCATAAGTTCTTCCTTTATCATGTGTCAAAAGACCACGTACATTTTCAAACAAAAACATTTTGGGCTGTAATTTTTGTAAAAATGTAGCATAGTGATAAAAAAGTGTTCCCCTTGCATCTTCCAAGCCTAACCTTTTGCCAGCATATGAAAATGCTTGACATGGTGCTCCACCAGAAAGTAAATCTAATTCACCGGCTTTGATTCCAAAATATTCTTCAAGATTAAGACACGATATATTTGCAACATCATCATGAATAACACGCCAATTAGGTCTGTTTACTTTAAGGGTTTCAGCAGCGTCTTTATCAAATTCAATCAATCCAATCGTATCGAAACCAGCTTTTTCAATCCCCAACGCTAATCCACCCGCACCAGCAAAGAGTTCTATAGTTGTAAATCCTGTTCTATTATTATCCATATTCATCGGCTTTTCAATTTCTATAATATCACCAATATCACAATTTAAAGTAGTGCAAATTTTTTCCATACTTTCAAAAGAAATTGGTTCATTTTTTCCCATTCTTGCTAGTACATTAAAACTTATGCCCGCTGTTTCTTTTAAGTCTGTTTTGTTCATGTTTTTATCAATCAAAAGCTTCCAAAGTTTATTATAACAAATTCCCACAACTCTTCCTCCATTCGCATCATTGTGTCATATCAGTCTATCATAAAGAGCGTATTATGGCAACTTTTTTTCTCACGATATCATTAGTTCATCTCATTCAACACAGATTTTTATACAACCCAATATGCACTAAAAGGAATACAGCATTATAAATCTTTTCTTTGCTCATAACTCGTTCCCTCCGGTGCAAATTTTACTATACTTCTTATAGCTTCAAAAGCAAACACACCAACTACTTTCTCACTAAAAAAGACTAGAAGAGACATTTTCTCTTCTAATCCTTTATACTTTATCACAGAATACTTTTTGCTTTTATTTTTCTCATGGTCACGAGGCTTTTTTCGCTTAAATCGTACCTTTTGAACACGTGTTGTTACATATAAAAGTCTTAACCCCACTAAACACTCTTACCTCACCTCATAAACAACCTTCACAAAAACTCCTCTTTTGTTACATCTATATGTACTGTACTCTTACTTACCCCAAATCGCTTCGCCGTCTGTCGCACCGTCGCCTTTGTCTCTATAATATACTCCGCAATTTCCACTGCTCTTTCTTCGATATAATCTTTCACAAAAATTCCCCTGGATACATCTTTTTACAATGTATGCAGGGGAAATAAAGATTATGTTAGAACAGTTCAAACAGGGATGGTGCATCAAAAAATATATCATTGGGCAAACACAAACCATATATTTTTGCAAATTCATTTATAAATTGATTTGACGGTTCTTTATTTTCTTCATAATCTTTTTCAAGAACTCTCTTAATTTCCTCAAATTTTTCATAAGCTTCTTCCTGACTGCAATAAATAATTCCATACATGATTCCATAGGAAACATAAATTTCATACTGATTATTATCTGCCGAAAATATACTCACTTCAACAGCTTCATCATAAACTTCACATATTTCTAAATATGTATTTGAATAATGTCTTCTTTCTTCCGAAAAAGTATCAGTCACATTTCTCCAAATTCCCATACCATTCTAGCTCCTTCCTATATTTTTTCTTCTTGAATTTTTCTCATTAGAAAATCATCTTATCTATACCGAAATCCATATTCTTTTTTCAGTCTCTCATATATCTCAAACGCTACCGGACAGACTTCCACCGCATTCAGCACACTATACAGACTCTGCAATCTATCCGATTGATCCGTATAAGGATATTTTTTACAACTCTCCGGTCTGCATTCTCCTAATTTGCAATTACCGTCCTCTTGCAGAAAATCGCACGGCTTATTCTTTGTCTCATATGTATCTTCTACTTCATTTTTAATCAAATACCTCTCAACAAATTGCTCTTTTGTCAAATCCAAAATTTCCGCATCTCTTTCCAAATCTTCACTTGGAATACTTCCATGATACATTTTACAACAGTTTCTACATCTGCTACAATCATAAGTTGAAAACAATTCATCGTGAAGTCTTTTAAACTGTTTGTCCAATTCCTTTTCATCCGCATGGCATTTTAAAAATGTACGAAATTCCAAATTCTCATTTTCTTTTTTCTTTGCTTCAAATCTTACTTTTCTCGGTGCAATCATCAATTTTCTCCTTCCTTTTTCTCTTCTGTAATACAAAATGCAATCTCCAACAGTTCCGCCGCCACCTGATGGTTTTTAATACGCATCAAATTATCCCAAGCATCTTCCTTTCCCAGCAGATTCATACCTCCATGCCACACCAGCTCCTCATCTATGACTGCAAATCGTTCCTCTACTTCTTCTTTTGTTACAACATTGATAGCCACATTCTGCATCTCCCGGATCAGCTCATAACACATATCTGCATTGCCATATATAACTTTCTCTGGAGCCGTTGTAATGACTGTAACACTCACACCATTTTCCTGGCGTTCTTTTACCAATACTAACAACCTATCAATCTTCTCCTGCCGGATATTGGGACTGGAAATCACGATTGATTTTTCTGCCTCCACCAAATCCTGCTCAAATTTTTCCGTATAATTGCCAGAATCAAATATCGCATGAACAACCTGTTTCTCTTGCAAGTCTCCTGTCCAAACAGAAAATCCTGTTTTCTTATAAGTTCGAAGTCTCTTTCCATACATTTTATTAAATTTTCTCATATGCGTATCAATATAATCAT
This region includes:
- the mobQ gene encoding MobQ family relaxase, with product MGCYHFHLNQLSRGKGQSAIASAAYRAGTKLECTYYGEVSDYTRKGGVVLAEIHLPKQAPERFKDRETLWNEVEWIEGNKKAQLAHSFDIALMNEFSMEENIELARRFVEEQLVARGMIADLAIHDPKKAKDKIPNPHMHIMVPIRPLQEDGTWGQKQKKVPVLTPDGQTVLNQKGQPVFRAVHTTDWSRKETLEELRSVWAKMCNELYEEKGLTERVDARSYEERGIDKIPMVHEGPNVQAMEARGISTALGSLNRLIRALNDMKERAKNLLQWSLFRESQLMERMVFLHQPTLADYLRNYCDKRNAVAESYAYGTQKAKNTNLKQFAETIRFLEEQDVRTPEQLTEKIQELDTQLKEVSQRLNQQLSALRSVNSNLYAMKEYFETRPVYLELKNKYFGREKFKEEHKKELSGYYRSERILKENLDPSGKIPEGQWKREAARLSEEIAALRKEDKRIHAMLRKYEGIKNHVEALMAEEGEGVSLPETNKREQSTETKEAVRTMKRKKKHHGMEL
- a CDS encoding DNA cytosine methyltransferase is translated as MNMDNNRTGFTTIELFAGAGGLALGIEKAGFDTIGLIEFDKDAAETLKVNRPNWRVIHDDVANISCLNLEEYFGIKAGELDLLSGGAPCQAFSYAGKRLGLEDARGTLFYHYATFLQKLQPKMFLFENVRGLLTHDKGRTYATITSIFEQAGYSIQKQVLNAWDYGNPQKRERLITIGIRNDLLEKVHYQFPKPRDYKPILRDVLLDCPDGPGVQYGEKKRKIFELVPPGGYWRDINPVIAKEYMKSCWDMEGGRTGILRRMSLDEPSLTVLTSPSQKQTERCHPLEARPFTVRENARCQSFPDDWEFCGNVSSQYKQVGNAVPVNLAYDIAKEIHKALEAIK
- a CDS encoding Eco47II family restriction endonuclease, with the translated sequence MTWNLSFISENNFKKHVQETILKYGEKLESFDLKRFNSNIIDPIKLIFDKSVYKISWEEIVNNEIFRQRDKSNNNDIGYFHQNIFSYFEGCEVPQTGWDVIYRNPDGIVMPDGDIVHTLYVEMKNKHNTMNSASSAKTYIKMQSQLLDDDDCACFLVEAIAKHSQNVKWTTKVDGKNVQHRRIRRVSMDQFYAVVTGDENAFYKMCMALPEVINEVVNEEGTVSVPKDTVISELKRVAELYTEETDDLAMAIAVYMLGFNSYLGFCRQEKEPFAGTSEGMLKRIYEYAKCLTE
- a CDS encoding single-stranded DNA-binding protein, whose product is MNKTILMGRLTKDPEVKYLQDENSTAMARYTLAVDRRYRKDGKAETDFISCVTFGKNAEFVEKYLQKGLKILVSGRIQTGSYVNQEGNKVYTINVIVEEHYFAEGKKLSGSEKKEDTDPDGFMHLPDGEELPFE
- a CDS encoding YkgJ family cysteine cluster protein; the protein is MIAPRKVRFEAKKKENENLEFRTFLKCHADEKELDKQFKRLHDELFSTYDCSRCRNCCKMYHGSIPSEDLERDAEILDLTKEQFVERYLIKNEVEDTYETKNKPCDFLQEDGNCKLGECRPESCKKYPYTDQSDRLQSLYSVLNAVEVCPVAFEIYERLKKEYGFRYR
- a CDS encoding DUF3847 domain-containing protein; this translates as MAKKKTFQEYTQEALLEIEKTEAALKQAKLEKEQAEHRIQRSLNYIDTQKKKKRKARTHLLIQKGAAIGAICKDTKYLTEAEFYQLMDELLHNPACKFCDVVHEMVRGRAETAEAKERELAEEEALLKAMQQGELPQGDE